TTGACATTCGGTGTTTCTGGCAGGGAAAACTGAAAAGCGGAATCATACACTTGGAAAGAGTAGCGAAACTGAGAGAACCTGGTGATCCTAAAAGCAAAGAGCATTACTTTGAGGCATTGCTGCTTCTTTCAAGGTACTAATTTTACAGCGAACAGAAGTGTCATCACAATACAGAGTTTAGGAAATAGGTACAGAAGCATGTATGCTACTGAACTGCGAGCAATGtgaaatcataaaaacttTTGCTGTTGCAGCGCTTTGTACAAAGAAGGGCAGAGTGATGAAGCTGCAAAGATTTTACGAGTAGTAGTGGATCACAATCCGGCGTACAAGCCTCTGCTGGAACAGTGTGAAGATGAGAATGAGCTAGTTAGCGATCTTGTCAGTCGCAGAAAGGATCATTTCTGATTTTCTCCACGTGTGCAAACCGCATTGTAAGTATTTGAATACTACGAGAGCGTTCAACTTTCAATAGTTCATAACCTTGTAGGTTAGTAATACTGTAAATGTGTAATCCCATTGATGTAATACTataaaacattcaaaataGTAAAACTAGGACCAAAAGTGGCAACAAAAGTACATACAAAGTTGAGATTCAGTACTACACAACACATCTCGTGAATCTAGCACACAAAACACACCATCAAACTAGTTTATTCCGATAACAGACATGAGGAAGCGAAGTCTAATAGTAAGATGTGCAATATCATAAGTGTCCTGGTTTAAGCTTGAGCGAGGTGGCTCCACTACACCGGTGAAGACATAGAGAGCCTTTAACTCCTCTGCACATGTGGCACTCCTTGCAACACTGTATCCTACTACTTTCCTCAAAGTCTCCATCGTCTCCCATAGTTGCTCCTCACTATACACCTGCAAATTCAAAACCATACATATTCGGCTCATTTTGACACTAGCTTCTGAAATCAAACTCAATGCAGAACAGGTAATCTACATCAATGCCATGTTATAATAAAAGTCATTTGGATCCCCCACCACAATTTTAGAGATGtgagttaaaaaaatgttactaCACGCCTAACTACGCAATCAACTCTATCAAAACAGCATTCCAAGAGGTCACATCTCCCACACAGCTTACTAGATGACCATGTCTATAACTAATGGCATAAAGAAATATTAGCAATGAACAAACGGATAAGCTGCCCTCCACACTAAGTAACCCATAACGTGACATTTTAGAAACCGGTTACCTGCACGCccggttttcttctttttcttagttGTGTTTTTTCGTTTCTCTTCCCCGGTTCCTTGTGCCCCACTAGCTTGGTCTATTGGCTGAACCATTAGTCAAGATATCAGAGAATGATTTTAGTTATCTAGAACAATTGGCACTAGTTAATGAGGGACTGTAACAGAGTTGAACACAAATTACCAAAACCATGTGGacacttttcttctcttaaacTTACagtgaaaattattttttttgaccAATGGATCACTCAAGAAGATAACTCATGTTAACCATAGAAAAGATAGCattaacacaaacacaaatgtGTGGCAAGTATCTAATCAATCACCATGGATTAATCTAGAGGCAGGGGATATTCTGTTATGTTATCATTCAGCTACTAACTCACAAGAGATAGGATTAAGTATAAACCTCATTAGAAGATATTTCCTCATCGTCCTTGCCCGTagaagtttcaatttttgtagCCCCAGTTTCCCCTGCAAAAACAATGAATATAAGTAAACCATTTCACACAAAAGAAATGTTATATACTGATCATAAACAACCTTCACGTCTAGTCTCAGGCGCTTCCCGCTTTTCAGGCTGTTCTTGAACCTCCTCTGACTTAGCATTTCCGGACTTTTTATCATCTTGTAAAGTTCTCTCAGAGGTTTCTTTGTCAGTTCTACCCTCATCCCTAATTTTCTCTAGCAAGCTCGTTGACTCTTTCGCCATCTCCTCATCTTCCTTAACCTGAATGGGAATGGGTTCTTCTTTACCCCTGAAAAGTGCAGCCTCACCAACTCCAGCCGCGCCTTCACCGTGACCAATCTTGCTATACTCATCAAATCCAGATTCGTCATCATCCTCCTTGCCAACTCCACCAGTTTCTTCAGTATCAGGAAGCAGAGTACTCATGACCTTTTGTGTACAAGCATAATTAGCCAAGAAGAGACAAAACGGAACCGAGGAGAGGAAGGCAAGTGTCGAGGCGACAAAAAGTGAAGGAACAAGAAGTGGAGCTGAAGACACTACAACACCAGCTGTCAGAACTTTCTTCCCAACACTTACCGCCTTACTCCAAATCCAACTTCTTTTATCTTCACTCTCATTAGACTGATATTCCTCCATTGTTTGACTCATGGTACTACGTACTGTTTTCAATTCTGCCAAGAACACCGGGTAAAATGGGTTTAATCTGAGctcaaaattaaagaagcCAAAACCAACGGTCCCTATGATTTTTCTCCATAGAAAAAAACTGTTACATATTGAGAAAACAACTTTCTGAATCCCAAGTGAATCACTTGTTGGACTCAAAACATATTTCGAGGAAAAAATAACATGCAGACCAAAAAAACTTCATGCAACCACATTCAAGAACACTATCAAACTCTACAGTTCCATatctttgaaaaatcaaagatatccTGCAAAATGCTTTGAGGGCATTTTATCTTCCACTATAACGAACTTAATCAGTGTAACTGATGAAAACCTAGTAATTTTACATAGGCAAAGGACAAGGTCGTAGttaataagaagaaagaagaaggaaaaacctGTTTAGGTTGCGGCAACTTCGAAAGCAAAGAACTCATTGCAGATTCCAGTagcaagaaagagagaataagGACCAAGAGacggagagagagaaagagaggcaAAACTTCTGTGTAAACAAATTGgagaaaaacacaaagaaagacAGTGACACGCGTCGAGGAAACAGAAACTGAATATTGCATGGTTTTGTGTCGCAACGTGTCTCTTCCGTTCTTTATCCACTCGCTCTTAGTTGTCTGTTTTATGTTGAGTGAAGAAGACTTGGGTTTTGATCATAAGCTGTGATTTGACTAAATGATGCGCAAAACAACTATGTTACCATGAGAATAAGCAGGCTCAAAACTATTATAAACCttgaaagcaaaacaattGTTTGAGCCTTTATGGgtttactctttttctttttggtttaactTGTGGGTTTTgctaaataaattatatttaagtCGTTTTGggtaaatttttttggtagattATATTATGAAACGAACatacataaaattttgtatatgggctattttcagttttttcttttcttttcaccattttaataatatatttaagaaactagaaatatttgattgttttagtTATTGAGATTAGGATTTGAGGGCTGTGGGAACAATGTGTGGCAGCCACAAGGCGACTTCTTCTCAAAAGAtggcaacaacaacaataatatcAAGGAAAACTCTAAAAAGCCACCTAAATCCCAAATCATTGATGTCGATTTTGAGCAGAAATTTAttagagggagagagagagactgatAAAGAAGAGACGAGAATGAAGCAGAAGGCTCTCTATTGTTGTACTAATACTCGagtgaagataaaaaaaagtgtttgtatAGATGTCACTGTGTTTTTACATGAATGCAAGGTTTTcatattgatattttcttgatattaACTTTTGCCACTTGTTAGGCCATTGAAATGCTTcgtaaaacaaaatctctggCCGAACCTTTCTTTCTCCACAGAATCTGACCACATTGTTCCAGTTACCAACAACCTAAGGGATCACCAAACATATCAATCATGGCTCACCtatcaaaactcaaattcaactcataaaagagaaagacaacTGTTTCGTCGTACCTCTTCTGCTAAAGCTTCATGTCTGAGACTGACCCACCGGTTCTTCTTATAAGCCATGCAAATGTATTCTCCTTCAACAACGCAACCAATCTGCATTTCCATATTATGAGTCGGTAACAGAGAAATACAGAAAATGAATAGCACAACATTTGTGATAATGTGTCAGATTTTACCATTGACACAAGCCGGTACTTAATGTTTGATTCTTCTAAGCCTTCGTATACCCTGCTGATATCTATCTCCCAGTCCAATGCCTTTGTTGTTTCAGATAtatctttttcagtttcattcTTCACCCATTCCAACACTAATGTTgaaaacccacaaaaacaGCAACACTGTTTTATCATTCCACAATAATGAAGTGAGCAGATAAGAACAAAATCATCGTCAAAAGTTACCAATTGTGAAGATAGGCGGGCATCTACTTATAGTATGGTGAACAAAGTTTATATCTCCACAGCCACCTGTTTTAACATCACATATCATTCCATCTTTCATGCGGCCCATTTTGAGGATGTCCTCAAACTTTATATTCCCAAAAGCACActgcatatataaataacCACAGCGCAGCATTTTAAGTACCAGTTGCtgtagaaatgaaaaatatagaaaatgaaacataCCTTCAGGTTTCTGATTGAATTTGCAGCCATAACAATTCCATAAGAACTTTGCTCTGGATAATTTGGCTTCCTTTTGCATTTTTTACAACTCATTCTTTCATATTCCGCCAACGTAAAAAGGCGAGTTACCAAGCTTTCTCTTTCTGGACTTTTCCAGCAATGAAAAAACTCGAGAATCGCGACAACTACGTCAGCGGCATCACTTGACtgaaaagagtaaaaaattGAATGACATGTAAAACTTTGGAATGACAGTCAAGCTCAGCAGCTTATATTTATCTGCACAAACCATGGAATGAACTCCTTCTAGGGAAGCAAGTAAGTTGCTCAGGAGGTAACTGTAGAGTCCCTCTTCTGCTATCTGTTCCGAGACAATAGCAGAAAATAGATTTTGCAGTGCATAGGGAACTTGTTCTTCCAAGTTTCCATGAAATGGTTGCCGATTGTGCACCAAATCCTCTTGAAGAACCTTAATGTTTAAGAGGGCCTGCAGTAGCAAAATTTGTCAAGGCAAATAAGTAAGCAAAGAGATACCGTCTGAAAATAACGAATGAGCTGAATTAGTAGAGGAGAGTCAAGGTctttaaatcttatttttgttggtgaCTGATTTACCTTAAGCGTCATGTCAAGAGCTGAACGGTATCTGGTTGCATCTTCTGACAGTGAATCTTTTGTAGGCATGTTTTTCAAATCTTGAAGATGGCGAatgaaagaaataagaaataaGCAtctcaaaacataaacaaacaaaaatcgaaaattaTAAAGCTCTCCTTTGACCTTTAATAGCTTCCTCATGATTGTTAGTGTTGGATGAAGTTTCCTGTCGACCCCTTTCTTCTGGTTCTATAGAATCTTCATCCACCATTTTTAGTAATGAAACTCCCGGTTCAAGGTTAATAGAAGATTCTCTGGACATATTAAGAACACGTTTTGCTCAgagaaaacctaaaaacaatttataaacttGCAAAAAGAGTGTTGAGAAACCAAATTTCTCATCTACAGTACTTACTGTGGGTCATCCTGATCAAGATGACTCGACTTGCTTGCTGATGTTCTCTGCTACACCATGGGACATTCATTCTTACGACTGagtaatcaaaatttcatgGAAGCAAATAGAGAATTTTAGACATTCAGCGACCTTGTTGCTTctgtgcttcttcttctttggccctgacttcttctccttccttttcttttcctcgGTTAAAAGTTCTTCTTCTAATGCAGCTAACTTGGCTTTGGCATCCATATCTACAATTCCTTCCAACTCCTCCTAAAAGAAGATTCATCAATTATAAGGTACATGCGTCAATAAAAATATCAGATGGAAGATAAAATCTCTATGAAccaatttgattaaaaaccAACCCGCAAGAAACGTTTCAGCAAGGGAAGGATATAAGAGCGGTAGTCAAAAACAGAAAGCCTGATGAGGTCGTTTAGCAAATGTATTCTTGAATTTTCAACCAGCAAAATCTTTGAATCGGCTAGCAGAACCTGCAAGTCaatatagattttaagaaaacaataacgGTTATTTCGttgtaaattaaaacttaGATCAGGATTGAACCTTGCTAGTGACCACTGATTTCAGAAGGTCAATGGACTTTAACACTATATCATCACTGATATTTTTAAGCCCATGTATAAGTTCCAGGCAATCTTCTGCATTAGTGAAATCAAATGTCGGATGTGATATTCCTTCGAGAACATCTCGTACTGCACACAAGTATAATTCTGTAAAAAGAGGATCTTCAGTGTCTATCGTTAACTGCTCTTCACAACTGTCGCATAGAAGAGATGCATATATGTTCCTTTGATCTTCCGGAACATTCATTCtactttcatcttcttgtatACATAAGTTCCTGGCGTCATTAAGACATTCGTCATAACATAGGATCTGCCACTTCTTTGCATATCTGGTTGCCAAAGTCCTACGCGTGAAGTGAATGGCTCTCAGAACAGCCATCCTTATATCAAGATTGTGTGCCCCAATAGATCTGGGGAACCCAAAGCTCTTATCTATTAAAGAATAGTCGTCAAGTAACCAAGTTATGATATCATCGCCCTGAGGATTTGTCTTGGCGTAGTGAACATTGTGATCACAAACATCTATTGACCCTTCATCATCAAATGAAGCAATCTTGCCTCTCAGCAATCTCTTATCCAGAAGCATAAGTGAACACACATGGTCAATAtcaatcttttctttaacttGAGTACGACGCCATAAACTGTCCGTTGCCATGGAAATCAGTTCTGTACCATCATCCCTTTCACACTTGATGCGTTTGAGAAGGTCTAGAATTTGATTAAGTTCATCACATTCCAAAAAGCAGATACTCTGAGGTGTTTCCACTAAACGGCACTCGGTAGTAATAGTGTTCTCGGAAACTTCAAATTGTGCGATAAGATGCTGAACAGGAAACCGCATCATCCAGTCTCGAATACTACAAGAGAGAATTTTACgctccaacaacaacacaaggAGCAATCGGATTTCCTTGAGTAACTTCCTGCGCTCTTCATCTGCAGCTAAAGGCCAGTCTTTGGACCACCCATTCACATATACAAACTCTTTCACAAACTCGAGCCGGTTCTTGATCATTTCAGCGGCAGCTAGTGCATCTACAGGTTCCCAATCTGCTACTGATATCATACCAGCCCAGACATCATCTATACTCTGTGCCAAATCTTCTCTCACAGGTTTATATTTTGCGTCATGAACTTGTTCAAGATGATTCTTAAACTTTTTAGGATAAAAGAACGTCTGTGAACAAGTACGACACATCCAGAATTTCCATTTTCTGTTTATCCTTGCAGAGTCAAGAACTTGCTCCAAAGCATCTAGTCCCTCTCTTCCATATACTCTCTCAACATAACTTCTAAGCTCTACAGTGCTAACTTTCATGAAGTTCCTTTTACGCTCAGCACTCATACCCGCCCAATAAAGCCTCAATCTTTTAGCCGCAATGGTATGCGAGTCACTCCTTATCTTGATTCTTATTTCCTGTGACTCCTTCAGTTCGGTTCAGAGCTTTTCACACTAAGGCCATGGATGATCCTTGACCCTGTCGTTTCGACTATATCCTCAAGTGTACGTTTAGTTTTTTGCTGGTCCGATTTTGATGGGTCAAAAGACATAACAGATAGACTCCTTTTTGCAATCTTCACGGCTTTCTTGTAATACAATGTTGAGCCAAGACGTTCACCCAAATGGAAGAGAGAAACTGCAGCGAATGCTTGTAACATGTAATCTTCCAAAT
This sequence is a window from Arabidopsis thaliana chromosome 1 sequence. Protein-coding genes within it:
- a CDS encoding nucleolin (unknown protein; FUNCTIONS IN: molecular_function unknown; INVOLVED IN: biological_process unknown; LOCATED IN: cellular_component unknown; BEST Arabidopsis thaliana protein match is: unknown protein (TAIR:AT5G36100.1).); its protein translation is MSQTMEEYQSNESEDKRSWIWSKAVSVGKKVLTAGVVVSSAPLLVPSLFVASTLAFLSSVPFCLFLANYACTQKVMSTLLPDTEETGGVGKEDDDESGFDEYSKIGHGEGAAGVGEAALFRGKEEPIPIQVKEDEEMAKESTSLLEKIRDEGRTDKETSERTLQDDKKSGNAKSEEVQEQPEKREAPETRREGETGATKIETSTGKDDEEISSNEVYSEEQLWETMETLRKVVGYSVARSATCAEELKALYVFTGVVEPPRSSLNQDTYDIAHLTIRLRFLMSVIGIN
- a CDS encoding nucleolin (unknown protein; FUNCTIONS IN: molecular_function unknown; INVOLVED IN: biological_process unknown; LOCATED IN: cellular_component unknown; BEST Arabidopsis thaliana protein match is: unknown protein (TAIR:AT5G36100.1); Has 1234 Blast hits to 904 proteins in 178 species: Archae - 0; Bacteria - 58; Metazoa - 431; Fungi - 95; Plants - 83; Viruses - 38; Other Eukaryotes - 529 (source: NCBI BLink).), translating into MSQTMEEYQSNESEDKRSWIWSKAVSVGKKVLTAGVVVSSAPLLVPSLFVASTLAFLSSVPFCLFLANYACTQKVMSTLLPDTEETGGVGKEDDDESGFDEYSKIGHGEGAAGVGEAALFRGKEEPIPIQVKEDEEMAKESTSLLEKIRDEGRTDKETSERTLQDDKKSGNAKSEEVQEQPEKREAPETRREGETGATKIETSTGKDDEEISSNEPIDQASGAQGTGEEKRKNTTKKKKKTGRAGNRFLKCHTWSSSKLCGRCDLLECCFDRVDCVVRRVITCSALSLISEASVKMSRICMVLNLQVYSEEQLWETMETLRKVVGYSVARSATCAEELKALYVFTGVVEPPRSSLNQDTYDIAHLTIRLRFLMSVIGIN
- a CDS encoding nucleolin (unknown protein; BEST Arabidopsis thaliana protein match is: unknown protein (TAIR:AT5G36100.1); Has 1435 Blast hits to 1033 proteins in 192 species: Archae - 0; Bacteria - 61; Metazoa - 511; Fungi - 123; Plants - 100; Viruses - 42; Other Eukaryotes - 598 (source: NCBI BLink).) — encoded protein: MSQTMEEYQSNESEDKRSWIWSKAVSVGKKVLTAGVVVSSAPLLVPSLFVASTLAFLSSVPFCLFLANYACTQKVMSTLLPDTEETGGVGKEDDDESGFDEYSKIGHGEGAAGVGEAALFRGKEEPIPIQVKEDEEMAKESTSLLEKIRDEGRTDKETSERTLQDDKKSGNAKSEEVQEQPEKREAPETRREGETGATKIETSTGKDDEEISSNEPIDQASGAQGTGEEKRKNTTKKKKKTGRAGV
- a CDS encoding Ubiquitin carboxyl-terminal hydrolase-related protein (Ubiquitin carboxyl-terminal hydrolase-related protein; FUNCTIONS IN: ubiquitin thiolesterase activity, zinc ion binding; INVOLVED IN: ubiquitin-dependent protein catabolic process; LOCATED IN: intracellular; CONTAINS InterPro DOMAIN/s: Protein of unknown function DUF627 (InterPro:IPR006866), Peptidase C19, ubiquitin carboxyl-terminal hydrolase 2 (InterPro:IPR001394), Zinc finger, C2H2-type (InterPro:IPR007087), Protein of unknown function DUF629 (InterPro:IPR006865); BEST Arabidopsis thaliana protein match is: Ubiquitin carboxyl-terminal hydrolase-related protein (TAIR:AT1G65120.2); Has 326 Blast hits to 281 proteins in 54 species: Archae - 0; Bacteria - 4; Metazoa - 46; Fungi - 7; Plants - 239; Viruses - 0; Other Eukaryotes - 30 (source: NCBI BLink).); protein product: MKSSPRKLAQRYYEQGDHIKALEVIEDSILKIGGKLKLPSDLCFLQGHIFMALARKTENSDLKFAFFLASVECYLEDYMLQAFAAVSLFHLGERLGSTLYYKKAVKIAKRSLSVMSFDPSKSDQQKTKRTLEDIVETTGDSHTIAAKRLRLYWAGMSAERKRNFMKVSTVELRSYVERVYGREGLDALEQVLDSARINRKWKFWMCRTCSQTFFYPKKFKNHLEQVHDAKYKPVREDLAQSIDDVWAGMISVADWEPVDALAAAEMIKNRLEFVKEFVYVNGWSKDWPLAADEERRKLLKEIRLLLVLLLERKILSCSIRDWMMRFPVQHLIAQFEVSENTITTECRLVETPQSICFLECDELNQILDLLKRIKCERDDGTELISMATDSLWRRTQVKEKIDIDHVCSLMLLDKRLLRGKIASFDDEGSIDVCDHNVHYAKTNPQGDDIITWLLDDYSLIDKSFGFPRSIGAHNLDIRMAVLRAIHFTRRTLATRYAKKWQILCYDECLNDARNLCIQEDESRMNVPEDQRNIYASLLCDSCEEQLTIDTEDPLFTELYLCAVRDVLEGISHPTFDFTNAEDCLELIHGLKNISDDIVLKSIDLLKSVVTSKVLLADSKILLVENSRIHLLNDLIRLSVFDYRSYILPLLKRFLREELEGIVDMDAKAKLAALEEELLTEEKKRKEKKSGPKKKKHRSNKRTSASKSSHLDQDDPQESSINLEPGVSLLKMVDEDSIEPEERGRQETSSNTNNHEEAIKDLKNMPTKDSLSEDATRYRSALDMTLKALLNIKVLQEDLVHNRQPFHGNLEEQVPYALQNLFSAIVSEQIAEEGLYSYLLSNLLASLEGVHSMSSDAADVVVAILEFFHCWKSPERESLVTRLFTLAEYERMSCKKCKRKPNYPEQSSYGIVMAANSIRNLKCAFGNIKFEDILKMGRMKDGMICDVKTGGCGDINFVHHTISRCPPIFTIVLEWVKNETEKDISETTKALDWEIDISRVYEGLEESNIKYRLVSMIGCVVEGEYICMAYKKNRWVSLRHEALAEEVVGNWNNVVRFCGERKVRPEILFYEAFQWPNKWQKLISRKYQYENLAFM
- a CDS encoding Ubiquitin carboxyl-terminal hydrolase-related protein, with the protein product MKSSPRKLAQRYYEQGDHIKALEVIEDSILKIGGKLKLPSDLCFLQGHIFMALARKTENSDLKFAFFLASVECYLEDYMLQAFAAVSLFHLGERLGSTLYYKKAVKIAKRSLSVMSFDPSKSDQQKTKRTLEDIVETTGDSHTIAAKRLRLYWAGMSAERKRNFMKVSTVELRSYVERVYGREGLDALEQVLDSARINRKWKFWMCRTCSQTFFYPKKFKNHLEQVHDAKYKPVREDLAQSIDDVWAGMISVADWEPVDALAAAEMIKNRLEFVKEFVYVNGWSKDWPLAADEERRKLLKEIRLLLVLLLERKILSCSIRDWMMRFPVQHLIAQFEVSENTITTECRLVETPQSICFLECDELNQILDLLKRIKCERDDGTELISMATDSLWRRTQVKEKIDIDHVCSLMLLDKRLLRGKIASFDDEGSIDVCDHNVHYAKTNPQGDDIITWLLDDYSLIDKSFGFPRSIGAHNLDIRMAVLRAIHFTRRTLATRYAKKWQILCYDECLNDARNLCIQEDESRMNVPEDQRNIYASLLCDSCEEQLTIDTEDPLFTELYLCAVRDVLEGISHPTFDFTNAEDCLELIHGLKNISDDIVLKSIDLLKSVVTSKVLLADSKILLVENSRIHLLNDLIRLSVFDYRSYILPLLKRFLREELEGIVDMDAKAKLAALEEELLTEEKKRKEKKSGPKKKKHRSNKQRTSASKSSHLDQDDPQESSINLEPGVSLLKMVDEDSIEPEERGRQETSSNTNNHEEAIKDLKNMPTKDSLSEDATRYRSALDMTLKALLNIKVLQEDLVHNRQPFHGNLEEQVPYALQNLFSAIVSEQIAEEGLYSYLLSNLLASLEGVHSMSSDAADVVVAILEFFHCWKSPERESLVTRLFTLAEYERMSCKKCKRKPNYPEQSSYGIVMAANSIRNLKCAFGNIKFEDILKMGRMKDGMICDVKTGGCGDINFVHHTISRCPPIFTIVLEWVKNETEKDISETTKALDWEIDISRVYEGLEESNIKYRLVSMIGCVVEGEYICMAYKKNRWVSLRHEALAEEVVGNWNNVVRFCGERKVRPEILFYEAFQWPNKWQKLISRKYQYENLAFM